From a single Oncorhynchus tshawytscha isolate Ot180627B linkage group LG29, Otsh_v2.0, whole genome shotgun sequence genomic region:
- the LOC121841351 gene encoding uncharacterized protein PF11_0207-like, with protein sequence MLKSREDELNTSREDELNTSREDGLNTSREDGLNTSREDGLNTSREDGLNTSREDGLNTSREDELNTLKSREDGLNTSREDGLNTSREDGLNTSREDGLNTSREDGLNTSREDELNTSRGDELNTSREDELNTSREDELNTSREDGLNTLKSREDELNTSREDELNKSREDELNKSREDELNTSREDGLNTSREDELNTLKIREDELNTSREDELNTLKIREDGLNTSREDGLNTSREDELNTSREDELNTSREDELNTSRGDGLNTSREDEQNTSREDEQNTSRGDELTSRGAMCLSTTQTCVMV encoded by the coding sequence ATGTTAAAGAGCAGAGAGGATGAACTGAATACGAGCAGAGAGGATGAACTGAATACGAGCAGAGAGGATGGACTGAACACGAGCAGAGAGGATGGACTGAATACGAGCAGAGAGGATGGACTGAATACGAGCAGAGAGGATGGACTGAATACGAGCAGAGAGGATGGACTGAATACGAGCAGAGAGGATGAACTGAATACGTTAAAGAGCAGAGAGGATGGACTGAATACGAGCAGAGAGGATGGACTGAATACGAGCAGAGAGGATGGACTGAATACGAGCAGAGAGGATGGACTGAATACGAGCAGAGAGGATGGACTGAATACGAGCAGAGAGGATGAACTGAATACGAGCAGAGGGGATGAACTGAATACGAGCAGAGAGGATGAACTGAATACGAGCAGAGAGGATGAACTGAATACGAGCAGAGAGGATGGACTGAATACGTTAAAGAGCAGAGAGGATGAACTGAATACGAGCAGAGAGGATGAACTGAATAAGAGCAGAGAGGATGAACTGAATAAGAGCAGAGAGGATGAACTGAATACGAGCAGAGAGGATGGACTGAATACGAGCAGAGAGGATGAACTGAATACGTTAAAGATCAGAGAGGATGAACTGAATACGAGCAGAGAGGATGAACTGAATACGTTAAAGATCAGAGAGGATGGACTGAATACGAGTAGAGAGGATGGACTGAATACGAGCAGAGAGGATGAACTGAATACGAGCAGAGAGGATGAACTGAATACGAGCAGAGAGGATGAACTGAATACGAGCAGAGGGGATGGACTGAATACGAGCAGAGAGGATGAACAGAATACGAGCAGAGAGGATGAACAGAATACGAGCAGAGGGGATGAACTAACTAGTAGAGGAGCAATGTGTCTGTCCACTACACAGACCTGTGTTATGGTGTAG